A stretch of the Theileria equi strain WA chromosome 1, complete sequence genome encodes the following:
- a CDS encoding peptidyl-prolyl cis-trans isomerase protein, putative (encoded by transcript BEWA_017780A) → MLKVIVLLLSIYHVYAYTVTHRVTFEIQKDNEYIGNIVLGLYGSVVPKTVKNFVQFCKGYEYKGKHYSYVGVPFHRIIPNFMIQGGDVVNQNGTGSISIFGQTFDDENFTIKHSKRGLIAMANRGPHTNGSQFFITTVITSWLNNKHVVFGEVLEGDYVVQAVESVGSGEGRPKATVVISKATVEEVGEL, encoded by the coding sequence ATGTTGAAGGTGATTGTTTTGTTGCTTTCTATCTATCATGTTTACGCATATACGGTAACACACCGCGTGACATTTGAAATTCAAAAGGATAATGAGTACATAGGAAATATCGTATTAGGGTTGTATGGTTCTGTGGTTCCAAAGACTGTCAAGAATTTTGTACAGTTTTGTAAAGgatatgaatataaagggAAACATTACTCTTATGTAGGCGTTCCATTTCACAGAATCATTCCCAATTTCATGATTCAGGGAGGAGATGTCGTTAACCAAAATGGAACTGGTTCTATTAGTATCTTTGGTCAAACatttgatgatgaaaatttTACCATAAAACACTCAAAGAGAGGTCTTATCGCCATGGCCAACAGAGGTCCTCATACAAATGGATCACAATTCTTCATAACTACTGTCATCACGAGTTGGTTAAATAACAAACATGTAGTCTTTGGCGAAGTTTTAGAGGGGGATTACGTTGTACAGGCCGTAGAATCCGTGGGATCAGGTGAGGGAAGGCCAAAAGCTACGGTTGTTATCTCTAAAGCAACAGTAGAAGAAGTAGGAGAATTGTAA
- a CDS encoding hypothetical protein (encoded by transcript BEWA_017770A), with amino-acid sequence MIDMYYKKCLKRQHWTILKRELINFFQERERCTEVTLNALEWPKFIRREVLWSEGLIPALISGHGPSHKICLRREHIYPLAFEEEHGHLSHLFTGRLYNLRLGGNVIKCIISHVQADPVEKSLYFLKFKRHIEGEISEVDIPCTLIGLMASPAYLKGYHIELMMPTVKCEVAGATIPPPFKIDVSNLDYKEPFSSIYLEDILHLLPKDESVLFHRSYDIEKQEVVCAYLPGTLPEEPLPSDYVDPNFLNKKGRRIHLTYKGFWPKQ; translated from the exons ATGATAGATATGTACTATAAGAAATGCTTAAAACGTCAGCACTGGACGATCCTAAAGCGGGAACTCATCAATTTCTTCCAGGAAAGGGAGAGATGCACAGAAGTCACTTTAAATGCTCTTGAATGGCCAAAATTCATTCGTAGAGAAGTACTATGGAGCGAAGGATTAATCCCTGCCCTAATTTCTGGTCATGGCCCTTCGCATAAAATATGTCTTAGAAGGGAACATATTTACCCGTTAGCATTTGAAGAAGAACATGGCCATTTGAGCCATTTGTTCACCGGAAGACTTTATAATCTACGTCTTGGTGGAAATGTTATAAAGTGTATAATATCGCATGTACAAGCAGATCCTGTTGAAAAATCGctatattttttgaagTTCAAGAGGCATATTGAGGGGGAAATTAGTGAAGTTGATATACCCTGTACACTAATTGGTCTAATGGCATCTCCAGCATACCTAAAGG GCTATCACATCGAATTGATGATGCCCACAGTAAAGTGCGAAGTTGCAGGTGCTACTATACCTCCTCCCTTTAAAATAGATGTTTCTAACCTTGATTACAAAGAACCATTTAGTTCCATATATCTCGAAGATATACTACATCTACTTCCCAAGGATGAAAGTGTTTTATTCCATAGATCATATGATATAGAGAAGCAAGAAGTTGTATGTGCATATTTACCGGGTACATTGCCAGAAGAGCCACTTCCAAGTGACTATGTGGACCCGAACTTCCTCAACAAAAAAGGGCGACGCATTCATTTAACATACAAAGGATTCTGGCCAAAGCAATAA
- a CDS encoding nuclear transport factor 2, putative (encoded by transcript BEWA_017790A): MASGMNAQFNQIGLQFTEMYYRLMESDRKGLAQFYTDDSMMTFENNSYKGQAQIMEKLLSNPASKYSILTCDCQPAPNNGVVAFIMGDLSVENNPPMKFAHVVQLFPNGNSYFVLNDIFRLCIG; this comes from the exons ATGGCGTCTGGTATGAATGCACAATTTAACCAAATAGGTCTCCAATTCACTGAGATGTACTATCGTCTTATGGAATCTGACAG GAAGGGTCTAGCTCAATTCTATACTGATGATAGTATGATGACTTTTGAGAACAATAGTTACAAAGGTCAGGCCCaaataatggaaaagtTACTCTCAAACCCAGCTTCtaaatattccattttGACCTGCGATTGTCAACCAGCTCCAAACAATGGCGTGGTAGCTTTTATAATGG GTGATTTGAGCGTTGAAAATAATCCTCCCATGAAATTCGCACATGTTGTTCAGTTATTTCCAAATGGAAACAGCTATTTTG TGCTAAACGATATATTCCGGTTATGTATTGGATAA